One genomic segment of Hevea brasiliensis isolate MT/VB/25A 57/8 chromosome 3, ASM3005281v1, whole genome shotgun sequence includes these proteins:
- the LOC110643377 gene encoding LOW QUALITY PROTEIN: U-box domain-containing protein 9 (The sequence of the model RefSeq protein was modified relative to this genomic sequence to represent the inferred CDS: inserted 2 bases in 2 codons) → MAKTVGVLEASSSSTSTAAVPNSTELKKELERQFNKILGEEDYSLEIIDEVLRILTALKELKLEKSSKSLIDDNTVVPDEFKCPISKELMIDPVALVTGQTYDRSFILRWLNDGHQTCPQTQQVLSHTILTPNLLVREMISRWCNEHGIELPGPVEDVEEIVVVDADKDYLYSLLKKMSSSSLIKKKLQKSWLLTQKMPSYRALFGQCTDSILLLLKPLLTGRVDSHPDLQEDLITTIMNVSIHENNKEIVAEHPLVIPLLIESLKYGTMETRSNAAATLFTLSSLDSNKILIGKSGALKPLIDLLEEGHPLAMMDAACAIFNLCKAXENRGKAACDGAVRVILEKMMESVLIDELLAILVLLASHKKAVEEMVELGAVGCLLRIIRGGTSERNKENCAAILYLVCVDERATWKEIXEEENANHTLSKLAENGTSRARRKINSILEKVQKAAHTA, encoded by the exons ATGGCGAAAACTGTTGGGGTTCTTGAGGCTAGTTCTTCTTCTACTAGTACTGCTGCTGTGCCAAACTCAACTGAGTTGAAGAAGGAACTGGAGAGGCAATTTAACAAAATTCTTGGTGAGGAAGATTATAGCTTGGAGATCATTGATGAGGTTTTAAGGATTTTGACTGCTTTGAAGGAATTGAAATTGGAGAAATCATCTAAGTCTTTGATTGATGACAATACGGTTGTtcctgatgaatttaaatgtccCATTTCAAAAGAGCTCATGATTGACCCTGTCGCTTTGGTTACTGGGCAG ACGTATGATCGGTCATTCATCCTGCGATGGTTAAATGATGGGCACCAGACATGTCCTCAAACTCAGCAAGTCCTCTCCCATACTATCCTTACCCCTAATCTCTTGGTACGAGAAATGATTTCACGTTGGTGCAATGAGCATGGAATTGAGCTCCCCGGGCCTGTTGAGGATGTTGAGGAAATTGTTGTTGTTGATGCAGACAAAGACTACTTGTATTCACTGTTGAAAAAGATGTCCTCTTCCTCTCTGATCAAAAAGAAGCTGCAAAAGAGCTGGCTGCTTACTCAAAAGATGCCATCATATCGGGCCCTTTTTGGTCAGTGCACTGATTCCATTTTGCTTTTACTCAAGCCACTATTAACAGGCAGAGTTGATTCTCATCCTGATCTCCAAGAGGATTTGATTACAACAATTATGAACGTCTCCATTCATGAAAATAATAAGGAAATAGTTGCTGAACATCCACTTGTCATTCCTCTGCTTATTGAATCTCTGAAATATGGAACCATGGAAACAAGAAGTAATGCTGCTGCAACTCTCTTTACCCTATCGTCTCTTGATTCAAACAAGATTCTTATTGGGAAATCAGGTGCTCTCAAACCTCTTATTGACCTCTTAGAGGAAGGGCATCCATTAGCCATGATGGATGCTGCATGTGCAATATTCAACCTATGCAAAG CCGAGAATAGAGGGAAAGCAGCCTGTGACGGGGCAGTTAGGGTGATCTTGGAAAAGATGATGGAGAGCGTACTTATTGATGAGCTGTTGGCTATTCTTGTTTTGCTTGCTAGCCATAAGAAGGCGGTTGAGGAAATGGTGGAGCTTGGTGCTGTGGGTTGCTTGCTCAGAATTATCAGGGGAGGCACTTCTGAACGCAACAAGGAGAACTGTGCAGCAATCTTATACTTAGTCTGTGTAGATGAGCGGGCCACGTGGAAGGAGA AGGAAGAGGAAAATGCTAATCATACACTTTCTAAACTTGCTGAAAATGGTACTTCAAGAGCCAGGAGAAAGATCAACAGCATTCTCGAGAAGGTGCAGAAAGCTGCCCATACTGCGTGA